AAAACATTTCCTATAATGTGTGATCCTCTGACCAACTTAGAGGATGATTTTTTCCGCAAGGAGTCTAAGTATAGTCTTAAACCAGTTATGTAGTCCTTTGGCTGTCCAATGTCCATCCAAAACCCAGGCAGGACCATAGCATACAGCTTCTTTTCTGCTGCAATCTTAGGGAAGACCTCTTTCTCAATTGAGGTTGGTTTCAGCTCAATCCGATCAAGAACTGATGGGTTAAGCAAGTAGATTCCAGCATTAATCTTGTTGCCTACAAATATCTTCGGTTTCTCTACAAACTTTTCAACTTTCCCTGTAGTTCCATCCATAACTACCACACCATACTTGGATGGTTCATCTACCTAAGACAAAATGGTAATTTTTCCCTTCAGTAGGAGTCAATATGCTTTATGTCAATAACTTATAGCATGTAAGTTGGATTTAAATTACCTTGGTTACCATAATGGAAGCCTCTCCTCCGTGACTCTTGTGGAATTCGATCATTTCTTTTAACGGGTACTCGCTAATTACATCACTGTTAAGGACAAAGAAGGGCTCTCCAGAGTTATCTATCAATTTATCCCTGGCAAGAGCCAACGGACCAGCTGTGCCAAGTGGTTCAGTTTCTTGTGAGCAAGTAATCCTGATATCGAGCTTTTTCTCAAAATCTTtcaaaaaattaagcataaccTGAAACAACAGTGTAAAAAGAATGTATATTTATCCTTCATAAGCATCCATAATTGTAGCAGAAAAAACTAATTCTATATCTATTTTGCTCATTGTACCTCTGGTTGATAATTGATGGCCAGAACAACTTCAGTTACTCCAATAGCTTTGAGAGCTTCAATCTTGTTACACAAATTCAGAAAGATGATAAATGAGTTTATGTGTCACAAGGGAAGTGAATACAAGCAAGCAAACATCAGCAATTGACCCCTGCATCACACACTCGCATCTCATATTTATAAAAAGGAGACGACAAAGAAAATGTGTCTCATATTTGTAAATTGAATGACTCCATTATTATAAAGACACAGACTTTTCAACATAACCGCATATAATTTGGATAAGAAACAACGTTAGCTAAAGATGGTCCCCCCCTACTTTGAAAGTAACTACAACACTGCCATAATCTAACACCCCCCAACCAAAAAAAACGAGAGgaaaatacataatttaaagTAAAACCTGATGCAATATCATGGGCTTGTTGGCAAAATCAACCAGTGGCTTTGGTACACTGAGAGTTAATGGCCGCAACCGGGTCCCAAACCCTCCAACAAGAATGAGTGCCTTCATGGATAACAgaccaaaaaaacaaaaattctcTTTTGCTGCCTGCAATGCTGCAAAAAGTGAATATCCAAGTTCCATCCATCACAGTCAACCTAAAGCAAAACCAATTTCAAACACTTGAAaccataaaaagaaaaagaagaagaaaaatttaACCCAacaaaaattaatgaaatatatgATAAAATTTCAATTGCAACCAACtctttattgataataaaaacacacacacatacacacattTTCCTGTCAAATCATTTTGGATTTGGATAACTGGTCACCTTAAGAATATGCAACTATGATTAGCTACAAGAAAAACAATGTAAAGAAAAACTAATTGATAATACACACTAAATTTGATGAATAAGCTGGTGAAGAAAATGGCCCAACACTCGAATCGATCACAATGACAAATCAATATTATGGTCGAAATTCAATTTGCTGTAAGGACAATGAACAGATCTGAGTAATACACACGGGGCGAATAACAAAAACTTACAGGCGTTAAAGCAAGAAGGTAGCTTCGATTGCAGCAAAGCAAATCTATTGAATTTTGTTACAGAAAAACAAAGCTTTTGAATGAGTCTCTTTTCAAGTTCAGAGACTCGAGACGCTCTCTTTATGTAAGTCTTAGTTTTCGTCACCTTCACagtaaaggtttttttttttttttttttttttttttttttttaactcaagaaaaaaataataatactataaaaataattttaactcgccgtataaataaatatactttcaaaatatttttttcttacaaataccacttacacacacctttAACATTCATGCTTCTTAGGCAACCATCGCACAACCATGCAGCAACCCAATGCAACCGAAACAAAAATTTAACCATAAAGAAAACCATCATTAATTCCGGCAACTTTACCTGAGAAGACGACtagaatcaatcaaaacaagGGTTGTTTCGAATTCATGAAAAAAgtgtaaaaaaaaactactacgaaactaaaattcaacaagaaatccagtttaatttacataaaattaatgtCCTGACTTTAATTTTCAGagtcatgaaatgtagatcttaAAAAGTTAAACTagagttcccaaacaatccaactcaagtataatccaaaaaaaaattacatcaatactatagtaaaatatttatcctggtgtattttcgttgttttccaaatttctaatagtaaatttattcatattaaattatgaagagacatgtagatagagttacgtacgtgCAAAcaatgttttgatttttaatgt
This region of Cannabis sativa cultivar Pink pepper isolate KNU-18-1 chromosome 7, ASM2916894v1, whole genome shotgun sequence genomic DNA includes:
- the LOC115698098 gene encoding mannose-1-phosphate guanylyltransferase 1 isoform X2 encodes the protein MKALILVGGFGTRLRPLTLSVPKPLVDFANKPMILHQIEALKAIGVTEVVLAINYQPEVMLNFLKDFEKKLDIRITCSQETEPLGTAGPLALARDKLIDNSGEPFFVLNSDVISEYPLKEMIEFHKSHGGEASIMVTKVDEPSKYGVVVMDGTTGKVEKFVEKPKIFVGNKINAGIYLLNPSVLDRIELKPTSIEKEVFPKIAAEKKLYAMVLPGFWMDIGQPKDYITGLRLYLDSLRKKSSSKLVRGSHIIGNVLVDESAVIGEGCLIGPDVAIGPGCEIEPGVRLSNCTVMRGVRIKKHACISSSIIGWHSTVGRWARIENMTILGEDVHIADEVYSNGGVVLPHKEIKSSILKPEIVM
- the LOC115698098 gene encoding mannose-1-phosphate guanylyltransferase 1 isoform X1 — encoded protein: MELGYSLFAALQAAKENFCFFGLLSMKALILVGGFGTRLRPLTLSVPKPLVDFANKPMILHQIEALKAIGVTEVVLAINYQPEVMLNFLKDFEKKLDIRITCSQETEPLGTAGPLALARDKLIDNSGEPFFVLNSDVISEYPLKEMIEFHKSHGGEASIMVTKVDEPSKYGVVVMDGTTGKVEKFVEKPKIFVGNKINAGIYLLNPSVLDRIELKPTSIEKEVFPKIAAEKKLYAMVLPGFWMDIGQPKDYITGLRLYLDSLRKKSSSKLVRGSHIIGNVLVDESAVIGEGCLIGPDVAIGPGCEIEPGVRLSNCTVMRGVRIKKHACISSSIIGWHSTVGRWARIENMTILGEDVHIADEVYSNGGVVLPHKEIKSSILKPEIVM